The following is a genomic window from Salinibacterium sp. UTAS2018.
TCGCTTTCTCGAAGAAATTTACCGAGACTTCGGACTCGATGAACATCGCTCCCGGCTGTGGGCGCGCTCGTGCTACTCGACCTATTTGGGACTGCAGGTTTTGCGCCATACACTCCCCACCGACGCTCAAGTCGGGACCGGGACCTCAGCGGACATCACCGAGATGGTGCAGCAACTCACGCCGCCCGCAACGGACAGCGCTTCATAGAACACAACGCCAGCGAGCTAAAACGCTAGCGCGTTAGGACGTAACGAAGATTCCCGCGAGTGTCTTCTTGCCACGACGAAGGACCGCTACATTTCCGGCGAGAAGATCGCTGCCGACTATCGCCTGGTCATCCGCCACCGCAACGTTGTTGAGGTAGACGCCACCCTGCGAAATAGCGCGACGCGCTTCACTCGCGCTCGACACCAGCTTGGTATCGGCGAGCAACTGCACGATTGTGGCATCCGCTGACGTCTCTACGTGAGCAAGTTCGCGCAGTGCCGCCGCCAACGTATCGGCGTCCAAAGACGCCAGCTCTCCTTGGCCAAAGAGAGCGGCCGATGCAGCGATCGCCGCCTCGGTTGCTGCGCGACCGTGCACGAGAGATGTCACTTCGTACGCGAGGGTCTTTTGCGCCTCACGCCTAAACGGCGCCTCGGCAACTGCGGTTTCTAACCCGGTGATCTGCTCGCGCGTCAAGAAGGTGAAGATCTTGACGCGCTCGATGACATCCGCATCATCAGTATTGAGCCAGAACTGGTAAAACGCGTAGGGGCTCGTCATGTTCGAGTCGAGCCAAATGGCGTTGCCCTCGCTCTTGCCAAACTTGGTGCCGTCAGAGTTCGTAATGAGGGGGGTACCGATGGCATGAACGCTCGAACCCTCAGCCTTGTGGATGAGGTCACTCCCGCTCGTGAGGTTGCCCCACTGGTCACTGCCACCGGTCTGCAACACGCAGTCGTAGTTGCGGTAGAGCTGCAAGAAGTCCATGCCCTGCATGACCTGGTAACTGAACTCGGTGTAGCTGATGCCGGCGTCGCTGTTCAGGCGCGCGCTCACGGCATCCTTCTTGATCATGGTGCCGACACGGAAGTACTTGCCGACGTCGCGCAGGAAGTCGATGGCGCTCATCGGCGCCGTCCAATCAAGGTTGTTGACCATGCGCACGGCATTGTCACCCTCGGTGCTCAAAAACTTCGAGACCTGAGCCTGCAAGTAGCTGACCCATTCGGCAACGGTCTCGTTGTCATTAAGAGTGCGCTCGGCCGTAGGTCGCGGGTCGCCGATAAGGCCGGTCGCTCCCCCGACGAGACCAAGAGGCTTGTGGCCGGCCAGCTGAAGACGGCGCAGTAGCAGCAGTTGCACGAGGTTTCCCAAGTGGAGGCTGGGGGCCGTGGGATCGAAGCCGCAGTAGTACGTGATCGGGTCGCCGTCGAGAAGCTTCTCGAGGGCATCCGCATCGGTGGAGACATGCACGAGGCCACGCCACGTGAGTTCTTGCCACAGGCTCTCGAAAGAGCTGTCGTTACTTTGAGTGCTGAGGGATTCTGATGCTGTCGCTGACACGTCATTAACCGTAGTGCCTTTCGGCACAGCTCCGAGATCAGCGACGGAATCCGGAACAGTGCTGAGGGCCTGATTGTGAGAGATCAGTGTTGTGGGCCTGATGTTTGAGAATCAATGCTGTAGCCTTTAGGGATGTTCGTGATTACCGCAGACCAACGCAACAGTCGCAGCAGCGCGGATGCCGTAGCTGAAGCCCTGCAGCGCATTAACGTGGAGCGCACGGAAGACCTCGCACTCCCCGCCGAACGCACGGCCGGAGACGAAGCCCAGATGCTACTCACTTCAGCTCACGCTGCTCTCGGCATCACCCTTGAACTGACCCGGACAGAACAGTGGAGCGTCGGTATCGGCATCGGCACGGTGCCCCTGCCTTACGGCCCCAACGTGCGCGCTACGAGCGGCGCCGCCTTTCTCGCAGCCCGCGTGGCAATCGATCGCGCTAAGAAGAGCCCCGCCAAGTGCGCCGTAGAATCTGACCCCGAAAACGAACTGGCGCGCGACATCGAACCGCTGCTCGAGCTTCTCATTTTGCTGCGCACTCGGCGCACCGCCAACGGGTGGGAGCTCTACGATCTACTCACCACCGGCATCACTCAAGCTGATGCCGCAGAACGGCTCGGCATCTCACCGCAGTCGGCAAGCCAACGCGCACTCGTGGCCGGGCTACGCACCGAAGAAGAGGCTGTTCGTGCTCTTGCAAACCTGCTCGACAGAGCACACAGTGGAGTAGTAATCGACAATGCGCTGAGCGCAGAGGAAGGCACGTCATGATCGGCTGGTGGATCGCGGTACTCGTTCTCGTAATCGGAGCGATCGGTGCATCCATGATTGCCGCCCGCACCGAAAAGTACTGGCTCGCCACCGTGTCATTAGTGCCTATTGGCATCGCGCTCATTCTCGGATCGACCGAGAATCCTTTGCCCAGTGACACTCCCGGGCTGGTCATATTGCTCAGCGCAGCCCTCGTCGCGCTCGCCACGATTGCAGGCAGCCCGCTCGTTGCTCTCGTGCTGTCGCTCGCGTCATATCCGGCGCCACGCGGTGAACATGGCGGCATCCTCGTCATCGATGCCGACTCGCCTCTACCCGAGCGTGAGATTTTGCGCGGCGGAACAACCATCGGCTACCTCGAGCGCTTCGCGTTCATCGCCTCGTTCATGGTGTGGCAACCCGGCGCCATCGCCATCATCGTCGCTATCAAAGGACTTGGTCGTTTCTCGGAACTGGAAAACGCCGCCGCTCGCGAGCGGTTCATTATCGGCACCCTTGTGAGCCTCGTCTGGGCTGGACTCTGCACCGCGGCGCTGCTCGTCGGGCGCTAAACAGCCCCGACGCCCTTGCGTTAAGGGCGCTGCGTCAACGGCGCCGCGTTGCGGGTGCTGCGTTGCCGGTGTTGCGTCACGGATGCTCCGCTACGACTAAAGCGCTTCGCTCTCGCTAAGCGACTCGGGAGGCCGGGGCTTCTCGACCCACGTGACGAGCACCACCGACACGATCATCAGCAGCAGCCACGAGCCGAGCTTCGCGATCGAAACGAGTTCCCAGCCGTCCGACTGATTCGGGTAAACCCACGCATTCGACCAGGTCGCCACGTTTTCAGCGATCCAGATGAAAATCGACACGAGCACGAAGG
Proteins encoded in this region:
- a CDS encoding DNA-binding protein, with product MFVITADQRNSRSSADAVAEALQRINVERTEDLALPAERTAGDEAQMLLTSAHAALGITLELTRTEQWSVGIGIGTVPLPYGPNVRATSGAAFLAARVAIDRAKKSPAKCAVESDPENELARDIEPLLELLILLRTRRTANGWELYDLLTTGITQADAAERLGISPQSASQRALVAGLRTEEEAVRALANLLDRAHSGVVIDNALSAEEGTS
- the tyrS gene encoding tyrosine--tRNA ligase, with product MSATASESLSTQSNDSSFESLWQELTWRGLVHVSTDADALEKLLDGDPITYYCGFDPTAPSLHLGNLVQLLLLRRLQLAGHKPLGLVGGATGLIGDPRPTAERTLNDNETVAEWVSYLQAQVSKFLSTEGDNAVRMVNNLDWTAPMSAIDFLRDVGKYFRVGTMIKKDAVSARLNSDAGISYTEFSYQVMQGMDFLQLYRNYDCVLQTGGSDQWGNLTSGSDLIHKAEGSSVHAIGTPLITNSDGTKFGKSEGNAIWLDSNMTSPYAFYQFWLNTDDADVIERVKIFTFLTREQITGLETAVAEAPFRREAQKTLAYEVTSLVHGRAATEAAIAASAALFGQGELASLDADTLAAALRELAHVETSADATIVQLLADTKLVSSASEARRAISQGGVYLNNVAVADDQAIVGSDLLAGNVAVLRRGKKTLAGIFVTS